In Rhipicephalus microplus isolate Deutch F79 chromosome 9, USDA_Rmic, whole genome shotgun sequence, one genomic interval encodes:
- the LOC142772132 gene encoding uncharacterized protein LOC142772132 isoform X2 has product MAAEAALQGPAVEASKSGSHTLRCPDEQGGSSLVAGERISADFVLPEKTLTSHSAVTKGTCVTGKLYVHFNTRVD; this is encoded by the exons atggctgcagaagctgcactgcaag gacctgcggtagaggcttcaaaaagcggctcccacacattgaggtgccccgatgaacagg gtggcagctcccttgtagctggtgaaagaatttccgctgacttcgtcttgccggagaaaaccttaaccagtcattcagctgtcacaaaaggaacttgtgtgaccggtaagttgtatgttcacttcaacaccagagtggattga
- the LOC142772132 gene encoding uncharacterized protein LOC142772132 isoform X1 → MAAEAALQGPAVEASKSGSHTLRCPDEQGGSSLVAGERISADFVLPEKTLTSHSAVTKGTCVTGRSQDCSDSTVRGTEQASQNPPEDVSTNSSTPECPRENVRSCVPATMSPSMKYKQTIKHLQAKVAAQRKTIKRLRRQPHQAPSSTSKALEVIRPHVTEEVFKLLSAHVRLRPKRKGKRFPVWFKKFALHLNFRGPRAYRFLAPYFSLPSRRSLRRWLANVKMTPGIIPGILSSIATNTQAWNERDRVCALVFDEIALKKNLYYDAARDVVQGFTDDGTHRTSTIADRALVFLLVGVSRKWVQPVAFTIGHTSTPSSVMHNLLVSLILELRSINIAVKAVICDQGSSNVSLANQLRVTVAKPFFELNGEWVYYIFDVPHLIKTTRNNVQAHKLYIGDDIVNWSHIVSLYQSSHELRLRLAPKLTERHVHQKPFSNMKVSRATQVLSAPVSIAITALVYAKVLPASAITTAQFCDRMDRIFEALNSSSKKRTSQKLRHAIMKNDSELIDFLRGQLPWIASWQFVGRRQPQTIVGWQITIQAICQLWDDLSKNYNFEYLLTRRLQQDPLENIFGHIRQKQGCNTNPNVAQFICGLKHICIRKLFKLSEYGNVEDDECDLLQEQLSPFSLTSASLVDNEECAQPQPDDFPALDDLSELATNVHSHIIDDSAAYYVAGFLIKHFLRNACDGCSCPQLLKDHSETLKGTHQYFTMLKAYHVPSKLFGNLTVPSEAAFAYVQQLESHFLAIIEATAHHLKVCDVLYHHLSSVGDLHFCSAGCRAKFLKMFCRVRLCWHVRFVNRNLDRVRFQSSISGIQLDKFKG, encoded by the exons atggctgcagaagctgcactgcaag gacctgcggtagaggcttcaaaaagcggctcccacacattgaggtgccccgatgaacagg gtggcagctcccttgtagctggtgaaagaatttccgctgacttcgtcttgccggagaaaaccttaaccagtcattcagctgtcacaaaaggaacttgtgtgaccg gccgctcacaagattgttccgacagcactgtccgaggcactgaacaagcttcacaaaaccctccagaagacgtctccaccaacagctccacgcctgagtgccctagagaaaatg tgcgttcctgtgtgccagcgacaatgtctccatcaatgaagtacaagcaaaccattaaacatctgcaagccaaagtagcagcacagcggaaaactatcaaaagactgcggagacagcctcaccaagcaccgtcatcgacttcaaaggcccttgaagttatccgaccacacgtcaccgaggaggtttttaaacttctttctgcacatgttcgcttgaggcccaaacgcaagggcaagcggtttcccgtgtggttcaagaaatttgctcttcacttaaacttccgaggtccgcgagcataccgatttctggctccatatttttctttgccctcccggcgttcattaaggaggtggctagctaatgtaaagatgactccaggcataattccaggaatcctttcttccattgcaacaaatactcaagcttggaatgaacgggaccgagtgtgcgctttagttttcgacgaaatagcactcaaaaagaatttgtactatgatgctgcaagagacgttgtccagggttttacagatgatggcactcatcgcacttcaaccatcgctgatcgagcactggtttttcttcttgttggcgtttcgagaaagtgggttcaaccggttgcttttactatagggcacacatcaacaccatcatctgttatgcataacttgctggtgtcactcattttggagcttaggagcattaatattgcagtgaaagcagtcatttgtgaccagggcagttcaaatgtaagtctcgctaaccaactaagagtgactgtagcaaagcctttttttgaactTAATGGTGAgtgggtatattacatttttgatgttccgcatttaattaaaacaacgcgcaataatgtccaagcacacaagttatacattggggatgacatcgttaactggtcgcacattgtaagcctttatcaatcctcacatgagttgcggttgcgattggctccaaagttgactgaacggcacgttcatcagaaacctttttctaatatgaaggtcagcagagcaactcaggtcctcagtgcaccagtttcgattgctatcacggcattagtgtatgcgaaggtgctgcctgcctcggccatcactacagctcaattttgtgatcgtatggacaggattttcgaagccttgaacagctcgagtaaaaaaagaacttcgcaaaagctgcggcatgcaatcatgaaaaatgattcagagctgattgacttcctccgaggccagcttccctggattgcatcatggcagtttgttggcagacgtcaaccacaaaccatcgtaggttggcaaattacaattcaggctatttgtcaactatgggacgacctctccaaaaattacaattttgaatacctgttaacacgcaggcttcaacaggatccactggagaacatatttggccacattaggcaaaaacagggttgcaacaccaaccccaatgtagcacaatttatttgtggcctgaagcacatctgcataagaaaactcttcaagctgtcagaatacggaaatgtcgaggatgatgaatgtgacctcctccaggagcagctctcgccattctccctcaccagtgcgtctcttgtggataatgaggagtgtgcacagccacagcctgacgactttcccgctctagacgatctctctgaacttgcgacaaacgttcactcccatattatcgatgactccgctgcatattatgtagctggttttctcatcaaacacttccttcggaatgcatgtgacggttgcagttgcccacagttactgaaagaccacagtgagacgcttaagggtacccaccagtatttcacaatgctcaaagcataccacgtccccagcaaactttttgggaatctcactgtgccatcagaagcagcttttgcatacgtacaacaacttgaatctcactttcttgccataattgaggccactgcacatcacctgaaagtgtgcgatgttttgtatcaccatctgtcaagtgttggcgatttgcatttctgctctgctgggtgtcgcgcgaagtttctgaaaatgttttgccgggttcgtttatgttggcatgtgcgttttgtgaaccgaaacttagatagggttaggttccagtcttcaatctcaggcatacagcttgacaagttcaaaggttag